A region from the Leishmania panamensis strain MHOM/PA/94/PSC-1 chromosome 20 sequence genome encodes:
- a CDS encoding hypothetical protein (TriTrypDB/GeneDB-style sysID: LpmP.20.4770) translates to MGYTRERTNRHFFVSRANAFFSRLPIARIQRALAMEAIKKGSMKPWKYTKEQIVGSPVTCNFEYNPRPVRLIGTVMDAHTEETSIKGGLKVYARNEEANMMLWIPAGNPKLKYEVTSAKGSFEHYLDERSKWDEAWLTGRARMK, encoded by the coding sequence ATGGGCTACACACGGGAGCGCACGAACCGGCACTTCTTTGTGTCCCGCGCCAatgccttcttctctcgtctgCCAATTGCTCGCATTCAGCGCGCGTTGGCGATGGAGGCAATCAAGAAGGGCTCCATGAAGCCGTGGAAGTACACCAAGGAGCAGATCGTTGGCTCTCCCGTCACATGCAACTTCGAGTACAACCCACGGCCGGTGCGCCTCATCGGCACAGTAATGGATGCGCACACCGAGGAGACAAGCATCAAGGGTGGGCTGAAGGTATATGCGCgcaacgaggaggcgaaCATGATGCTGTGGATCCCAGCCGGCAACCCCAAGCTGAAGTATGAGGTGACCTCCGCCAAAGGCAGCTTTGAGCATTACCTGGACGAGCGTAGCAAGTGGGACGAGGCGTGGCTAA